DNA sequence from the Candidatus Paceibacter sp. genome:
AATTTACTGCAATGTCGCCCACGAGCCGAAAAAAATGGCCACATTGGCCGAAGTAATCGGCGATGTCCCCGGCATCGCCATGAAGGGCATTTCCAAAGAATTCCCTTGGCCAGGCAGCCGCTGCGGGTGGATTGAAGTTTATAACAAAGACAAAGACGCGGTGTTTGCCAAGTACGTCAAAAGCGTCCTGGACGCCAAAATGCTGGAAGTCTGTTCCACCACTTTGCCGCAAAGCGTGATACCGGCGGTGATGTCTGACAATAGGTACGAGACTCATCTTAAAGAACGCCGCGAGTTTTACAAAAAAAGAGCCGAAAAGGTTCACAAAATTTTCAAAGGAGTTCCGGGAATAGTTTCGCCCAAAACTGCCGGAGCGTTTTACGTTTCCGCCGTGTTCGCGGATGAGGTTTTAAAAAACAATCAGAAATTGAAGATAAGCAACGATAAAGTCAGAAAGTTCGTGGAAGAAAAAACAGCCAACGGGCTGGCGCCGGACAAAAGGTTCGCCTACTATCTACTGGGCGCCACGGGCATCTGTGTTGTTCCACTTTCCGGATTCAACTGCAACTTGCCCGGATTCCGCTCCACTTTATTGGAAACGGACGAAAATAAATTTGAGTGGATTTATGAAACTCTGGCGGAAAAAATAAAGAAATATCTGGGAAGTTAAAACAAGCCTGATGCCGCAATTTTAAGATTGTGGTATCAAGCAAAGGTCGTCAATAAATTAAAACAAAACATGTCCAATATTTTTGAAAAAGGAGCTTTCTCGGACGGTAAAATGTTTGAAGAAAATAAAGAATTGAATTCTGCCCCGAAAGATAAAGAAAAAGAAGATTTTGACAAAAAAAACGAGCGAGACATCATAAAAACAAAATTGGAAGGCAAAACCAGCGAAGAGAAAAAAGCCATCCTGGAAAAAATGGCAGAAAACCTGGCTGATGATTTAAAGAAAGTTTTGAAAGACAAGAAAAACAATC
Encoded proteins:
- a CDS encoding pyridoxal phosphate-dependent aminotransferase: MRNNIVHQGAGELTYEIRGIVEVAEKIKNLGQEIYWENIGDPVAKGYQMPEWIKELVKKEIGNNKSFAYNPTKGLLKTREFLARERNAKNGAKITADDICFFNGLGDAISKVYTYLRKECRVIGPSPAYSTHSSAEAAHAGYPHITYNLIPEKNWLPDLKDLENKIKYNPAISGILIINPDNPTGMVYPKKVLQEMVKLAKKYDLFIISDEIYCNVAHEPKKMATLAEVIGDVPGIAMKGISKEFPWPGSRCGWIEVYNKDKDAVFAKYVKSVLDAKMLEVCSTTLPQSVIPAVMSDNRYETHLKERREFYKKRAEKVHKIFKGVPGIVSPKTAGAFYVSAVFADEVLKNNQKLKISNDKVRKFVEEKTANGLAPDKRFAYYLLGATGICVVPLSGFNCNLPGFRSTLLETDENKFEWIYETLAEKIKKYLGS